A window of the Egibacter rhizosphaerae genome harbors these coding sequences:
- a CDS encoding class I SAM-dependent methyltransferase — MDEELVHATVRAYDATADRYRQRWHGTDPLVGAKRAFLELLPADARVLDVGCGTGRDLAWFVGAGLAAVGVDRSTGMLATPEVRGRAAAADMRQIPLPDGSLDGWWAAASLLHLDRRGLHAALEELHRLTRPAGVGFACVKRGDGEAWEPTSDSELRYFRYWQPTELDDELTAAGWHVERAWISEDTLGRQPWISRFVRRRCAAAFPDPTREREAAP, encoded by the coding sequence ATGGACGAGGAGCTCGTGCACGCCACCGTGCGGGCCTACGACGCCACGGCCGACCGGTACCGTCAGCGATGGCACGGCACCGACCCGCTCGTCGGGGCCAAGCGCGCCTTCCTCGAGCTCCTGCCGGCCGATGCGCGAGTGCTCGACGTGGGGTGCGGCACCGGCCGCGACCTCGCGTGGTTCGTCGGGGCTGGTCTCGCTGCGGTGGGCGTCGACCGGTCGACGGGGATGCTCGCGACCCCCGAGGTGCGCGGGCGTGCCGCCGCCGCGGACATGCGTCAGATCCCGCTGCCCGACGGGAGCCTCGACGGCTGGTGGGCCGCCGCGAGCCTGTTGCACCTTGACCGCCGGGGTCTGCACGCCGCGCTCGAGGAGTTGCACCGCCTCACGCGCCCTGCGGGCGTGGGCTTCGCCTGCGTCAAGCGCGGCGACGGCGAGGCGTGGGAGCCGACCAGCGACAGCGAGCTGCGATACTTCCGCTACTGGCAGCCCACCGAGCTCGACGACGAGCTCACCGCGGCCGGGTGGCACGTCGAACGCGCCTGGATCAGCGAGGACACCCTCGGCCGGCAGCCGTGGATCTCGCGGTTCGTACGGCGAC